GAATATTATGTTAAGATGTCATTTGGGTTAGCTTAATCTAAATACTCGGCTAGTTGTTTCTGTGAGGAATAAGCCGTAAAGTTCAGGATATTCAGCTTTGGTAAGGTCTAGGCTGCTACGTACGCAGTTTTTCCATGAGATGAGGGGTTTTTGTTAAGGGTTAGCAGGCTATATAACACCGGGTATCTTCTAGTTAAAAATTATGCTTTCTCAGAAAACCTTTTAACCAGATGCATGTAAATATCTAAAGTATCCCGTTCGTCTTTATTAAAAATATATGGAATCTTCGGGTAAATAAGAGTTTTTTGATTCTTTTGATTTATTTTATCGCGAGGCAAAAATACGTATAACCTGTGAACATACGCAGGTTCAGTATTTAATTTTCGGTCTAAAACTTTGTATAAAGCCTTTATATCCCCTTCTGGTTCAGATAAAAAGGCAGCAATAGAAGTATCTAATTTCTCTTTAAATAAAAAACTTAGCTCTTTATCCTTATCCAGTTCTTGAACCGATATTATTCTCGCATCATCTAATTTAAAATAAAATTTAATGTCTTCAAAAAAAGAATCAGGGCATTCTTACTACGATTCGATTAAGCCACGCTTCATTTTTTTATCGCGGAATGCGATATTTTTTATTGACTTTCAATAGAAAATATTTAATTTCATTTATAATTTAACTAAAATGTAAAGAAATGTTAGGCTATCAAAAAGAACAGAGAAGTTTAACAAAAGAAGAAAAAGAAGCTATTGGATTATTATCTATTGGTACCTTCCTTGAATATTTTGACTTTATGCTTTACGTACATATGGCGGTACTGCTTAATCAATTATTTTTTCCCGAATACGATTCTCGTACTGCCTCAATGCTCTCTGCTTCTATTTTTTGTATAACATTTGTAGTTCGCCCCCTAGGCGCTCTTATATTTGGTTGGATAGGTGATAATATCGGACGTAAAGCAACAGTAGTTATAACTACCATTATGATGGCTTGTTCTTGTGTAATAATGGCAATATTACCGACTTATAATCAAGTAGGGGTAACGGCTTCATGTATAATGGTAATCTGTCGTATAGTCCAAGGGATGTCTTCTATGGGAGAAATAACAGGAGCAGAAATTTATTTTACTGAAACAATAAAACCACCATTACAATATGTAGTCGTATCAATCTTAGCTTTCTTAGCCGCCTTAGGAGGTGTGGCAGCCCTAGGTATAGCATCTTTTAGTACTGTTGAAGGATTTAATTGGCGATATGCTTTTGGGATTGGCGCAGTAATTGCCTTAGTAGGTGGAGTAGCACGTACTCGACTTAGAGAAACACCGGAATTTGCAGATGCAAAACGTAGAGTGCAAAGTATTTTAGAGCAGTTTGGAAAAAATCCAAAGTTAGTCAATAATAATTATATAGTAAAAGAAAAAGTTAATAAAAAAACTATTCTTGCTTTACTTTTAATAAATTGCGGGTGGCCGGTATGTTTTTATATTGCATTCATTCATTGCGGTAATATACTTCAGAATTCTTTTGGTTATACTCCGGATCAAGTAATCCATAATAATTTTTTTGTCGGATTAGTAGAAATGCTAGGAATTTTACCCCTAATATACTTAGGATACTATATTTCTCCCTTACTTATATTAAAAATCAGGTTAATAATCTATTCTATATTTATTTTAGCATGTCCTTATTTATTAAATAATATTAGTACTCCTTCAGGAATATTTTATTTTCAATGTTTTGCTATGTTTTTTGTTCTAGACACTACACCAGCAAAATCAATTTTCTATCAGTATATACCAATTTTTAAAAGATTTACTTATACGTGAGCGTTCACGCCAATTTTAGTAAATGGCAGAAAGGGTTAATGCCTTGGAGTTTAGAAGTAGCATAAAGTGACTTAATCCTTTCTAAGAATCTGTCGCCCCTTAGTGACCATGTAAAAAAAGAATTCTTTCGATATTTAACAAAATGCTTTATCTGTCGTTCTGCCAAGTTATTAGTTAGCTCTATTTGTGAATCATCTAAAAAGAGCCATATCATATCGAATGATTTTAGTATATTATTTGCTACTCTTTGGGCTTGTAAGTATTCAGTATTAGCGACATCTTGCAAGTAATACAGCATAATCTTTTTAATTTTCTGCATTACTGCTAAATATCGAGGTTTATCTAACTTATTTTCTTTATGTAAATTATAAAGCCTAAATATCGTATCAGTTACGCAAAGAAGGTCTGAACCAATTTTAGCAAGAGAGGCATTGTGACTATGAGCGAATCTTTTAAAATCTCTACGCAAATGAGCTAAACATATTTGACGATTGCTGCTGTCAAACATATTATAAGCCGCATATCTATCGCTTATTATTTTCCCTTCATATTCAGGTAAAAAACTTTCTAATATCTTTTGTCCTCTTGAATTAGCTAGCTTAAATACCGTAAAAGCTTTGTTCGTAGCTACCCAGCACCAATGTCTACTGCCTTTATTATTAGAACTTGTCTCGTCTAAATGAAGGTAACTGCTTTCTTCAATTTTATTCAATAATTCATTATATTTATCTTCTAACTTAACTGATATTCTGTTCTCAGTATTAGAGATCAAGCCAAGACTAATATCAAGGTTAAATATTTGGTTTAATATTGATTGTACTTCTCTCTTACTATTATTAAAGAATCCACTTAAAGAACTAATTATACTTTCAGCGTTCTTCCCTAATAATCGGTAATTATCTAGTTTTGCTTTATATCTTCTATTACATAAAGAGCATACTTTCCTATACAACCTATATTCCGTAACAACAGGTTTGATAACAGGAATTTCTATTTTTTGATGGGTTCTATATTTTTCTTCTAATAACAATGAACCACCGCACTTACAAATCTCTTCATCGGGCATAATATCAACATTGATATCTGACGTTTTTATTTGATAAGCGTTATATTTATGACCTGCTTGTCCCCCGGGATTTTTATCACTCTTGGGTCTTGTCTTCTTCTCTATCCGGTATATATCTTTAGAGCTAGGAAGACCAGAATTGCTAGAATTCTTATTTAGCCTATCTTCCAACTCTATTAGCTTAATCTTTAATTCTTTATTTTCTTGTAAAAGCCGTTGATTGGTTACTTCTAGTAATTCTACTAGCTTTTCTAACTCTATAATTCGATCGGATAGAACATTATTCATTGATGCTGCTACTTATTCTTGTCCTATCTATTTCTATACAATTCTATAACCTTTTTCAACTCCTTATTTATTTTTTATTTATATCCGTGAACGCTCACACTTATACTTGTTTTACAATTGCTATATCAAGAGCTATTACTTATGTAATTACCTCTTTTGGAATTATTTATTTAGTAAAGTATTTTAATAACTTTGGATTACTAATTATCATGATTCCTATAGCTTTAGGCACTGCGTTTGCTATAAATCATTTTGAAACGTTAGGAAAGAAAACTAACAACTATTAATAATAGATTTTGCAAAATTTAGCTGTTTCTTGTGCTATGTGAGGTAGTTTTAAATATTCCGCGAGAATTAAAAAGTCCTCTAGAGTTTCATCTATTATTTTTTTAGCTTTTTCAGGAGACTTTACTTTCAAAGTTTGGATATTATGAAATCTATCAAATAATTTAATAATTAGTAACTTTTTCTCTAAATTATGATATAATAATTTTAACATTTCTGCCGAGGTTATTTTCCCGTGTGGTTTGATTCGAGTTAAACCTTCTACTTGAATAGCTATCTCTCTTCCAAAAATTTTTGTAATCATTTCTTCGTTAAGCTCCGTATCCTCAATAGTATCATGAAGCAAACTAGTAATGATTATATCAGCAGTAAAAAAATTTTGCTCCATGTAAGCCGTATACTCCGCTACCATATATGCAACTTCTATCGGGTGAGAGTAATACGGGTCGCCTGATTGTCGCATTTGTGCGCCGTGATATTTCCGTGCGTAGTAAATGCCCTTCTTAACTTCTCGAATGTCTATTGGATATTGTACTAATTTGTTTAAAGAAGTAATTTTATCCAATAGCCTTGCGGCATAACCGCACATATCAAACTTTTCTTCCCAGCAATTGATATCTTCCACAAAAATTAATCCAAATTTATTAGATCAATCTTTATAACATTTTCTATTAATAATTTAAAGTAATAAATTGCAATGAGCAGTATTTTTTTAATCCTGCAATTTAATAATAATTTTTAAATAATACGAAATATAAAGCTTGAGTTATGTTAATATAATCTAAAATCCTACGAAGTTGTATATTATCTGCTTTATTTTCGCAACAAAAAATTTTGTAATTTAATTTAAAATATTATTTTAGCTTTTCAGCCGCTTCTTCTGCGTCTAGCTCGGCTTCTATTTGTTGCTCTTCTAATGCCATTTCTTTAGCGTGTCTTTCTATTAAATAACTATTGAGTATCCGCATGGGAATCATAACAACAATTAAAGCCGGTATAATAATTTTAAACATATCTTTGCTGTCTTTCCAAACTCGTGCATTTCTTTGCCTTTTTTCTTCCCTATATTCTTCCTCTGACTCTTCTTCTACAACAGAAATAGTGTCAAATTATTTAAGTTGCAAAAGTAAGTTAAAACATAGCTAACAATTATATTAATTATTCTTAATAAAAAAGTGCGGCGTTATTGTATGGCTACCGGAATCGTCATTGCGAGCATTTGCGCGGAGCGCGGCAATCCAGGAAATAATAGTCATCCTGAATTTATTTCAGGATCTTTTGCAAGAGATGCTGAAACAAGTTCAGCATGACAAAGACTCGATTGCTGCTCTAGACTACGTCCCTCCTCGCAATGACGGTGTTTTTTATAAGGATTTCGAGCCATGCAAACAATGCCTCGAAAAATGGCGAATGGCGTACCCTAGTGTATGATTTTCTAACCTCTGATAAATCTTTTAAAGTTAATATTGCTCTCTTTTATATTAAACAAAATTATAACGATAGGTCAACAATATGTTGACCTAAGTCAATTAAATATTATATACTATAAATAATTCTTATTGTATTTTACCATGGCTTATAAGTTAAGTTTTTCTAAAACTGCATTAAAAAATTTGCTCAAGATTTCTGCAAATAAAAGGAGCATTATATTAGAAAAGTTAGAGGTACTAAAATTAGACCCATATAAGGAAAATAATAATATAAAAAAGTTGACAAGTTATGATGGTTATAGATTAAGGATTGGGAATTACCGTGTTATATACAGGATAGATAAAGGAAAGGTAGAAATTCTAGTAATCAATATTGATGTTAGAGGATAAATATATAAATGAGCAATAAACATATAATAGAGTATCAGGGGAAGCCTGCTTTTGTGGTCATACCTTTTAGCGAATATCAGGAGCTTATAAACTTTAAAAAGCACCATATTACCGATGAAGAATTATATGCTGAAGGAATAGCTAAAAATGAGGAATATTTTCCTGAAGAATTAGTGCAAAAAATTCTAAACGGTGAGAATCCAATTAAAGTTTATAGAAAGTACCGTGAGCTTTCTCAAGAGCAACTAGCAATCAAAATCGGTAAAACTAAGCAATATATCTCAGCTATTGAAAAAGGTACAAGACAAGGCACAATAGATACTCTAAAAAAGCTCAGTACTGTTCTAAATATTGATTTGGATATGCTTAGCTAAACAAAATATTATTAGCGCGCCGTAGCGGACAATTTTAGACAAATTTACGAGCTTCGTATAGTCATTATTTACTTGTCTGCGGATATTAATTATATTGCTAACTAATAAAATCTATTCAACAAGCGGGGGCAAACTGCCCCTTTCTTTATATAGTACTATCACCCCCAATATAGTAGCATCATCATTTATATTTTGATGGTCTATTGTTTCGTCAAGCTGCTCTTCTACCGCAATAAGCTTTGACTTCATAAGCTCTTGCATATTATTTGTTATCTGCTCTATATCGGTTTTATTTACTAGAGCTTGTTCTTCATATTTCTTTGCTGCATTTGTTTTATTAGTAACGTACAAAGGCTTTTTGCTAGTGGCTATTGCCTCGTTATATTTTTCTATTGCCTTGTCATATTCACCTTTATTGGGCGTTGTTGTATGGCTCAGAAATTAATACAAAGTTAAAGGGGTAAATAATATACTAATATCATCTACCGTGAGCTTAGAAGACGTTTGAGCTGTAGGGTCAAACAGATTATTCATTAATTCTGCTTTTTTCTTTTGCATTTCTATGATTTTTTCTTCGACCGTTCCTGCAGTGATAATTTTATATACAAATACCGGTTTATCTTGTCCGATGCGGTGAGCGCGGTCGGTAGCTTGGTTTTCTACTGCCGGATTCCACCAAGGATCATAATGAATTATTGTATCGGCAGCAGTAAGATTAAGCCCGGTACCTCCGGCTTTTAAGCTGATTAAGAATAAAGGTACTGAGCCTTCTTGAAAGCTTCTTATAGGTGTTTCTCGGTCTTTGGTTTGTCCGGTAAGTTTAACATATGATATTCCTCTCAAGTTTAATTGTTCTTCTATTATTTGTAACATACTAGTGAATTGTGAAAATAATAATATTTTACGTCCTTCTTCCAGCATTTCCGTTAACATATTTATTAACTCCAACCGCTTTGCGGATTCGGTTATATTTTTTGCAGCATCCATCTTAAGTAAACTTGGATCACAACAAACTTGCCTGAGTTTTAGTAAAGCATCAAGTACTATAATATGGCTTTTTTCCATACCGTGCCGTGCTATTTCTTTTTGCACTCTTTCATGCATACTTACACGAATAGTTTCATATAAATCACGTTGCGCACCTTCGAGTTCTACGGTGCGAATGATTTCGGTTTTAGGGGGAAGCTCCGTTAATACTTCTTGTTTAGTACGGCGTAAAATAAAAGGTTTTATTCTTTCCGTTAGAATTTTTAATTTTTGATTATTGCCGTCTTTTTCAATGGGATTGCGAAATAAAGTAGTAAATTGTTTACTAGTTCCAAGGTATCCCGGTAATAGAAAATTAAATAACGACCATAATTCTCCTAAATGATTTTCTAAAGGAGTACCTGTTAGGCATACTCGATGAGTAGCCTTTATCTGACTAACTATTTGAGTAATTTTCGCATTGGAATTTTTAATAGTTTGTGCTTCATCAAGAATAATTGTATGATATTCATGAGATAAAAGAATATCTTTATCACGCAGCAATAAAGGATAAGTAGTTAGTATTAAGTTATATTTACTTATATCATTAAAATGTATTTTACGCTTAGCACCATGCAGAGTTAATACTTTGAGGTCGGGTACAAATTTTTCTGCTTCTAGCCGCCAATTACTCATAAGACTAGTAGGCGCAATAACTAAAAAAGGGTTGTTCAAGGATTTTTCAGCTTTTTCGGTGGCAATATGGACAAGCAGCTGAACGGTTTTTCCAAGTCCCATATCATCTGCAAGTATTCCGGCTAATTGATATTCACGTAAAAACTGTAACCAATTTAATCCTTCCTGTTGATAATTACGTAACTTCCCTTGAAAATTTGGAGGAATTGTTATCGGTGTAATACTGTTAAAATTTTTAAGTTTTTTTCCTAATTCCCGTATTTTATCTCCGCCGAACCAACGTATATTCAGAGCTTGCAACGCAGCTTCCATTTCTGCAAGCAGTGCTGCTTCTGAAAACTGCATTTTGAGTATGCCGTTTTCATCAATGTTATTTTGAAAACTAAATAAATATTGAATAGTACTAAGCAATGTTTTAATACGTTCAGGAGGAAGTGCTAAACGCTTACCGTCGGACAAAGGAATTAGAAAAGGTTTTTCGTTAGAAAAATTTTCAAGGTTAGCATAAATATTATTATCTTTTTTTAGCAAATTTAATAATATCGGTATTAGATTTAACTTATTACCTTCAATACTTACACCTAGCTCAACGTTAAACCATTGATTATCATTATCTTGGATTTCTCCATACCATTCTTTATCTGCATATACTATATTATACGGGAAAGACGGTAGCATTTTAATTTGCCAACCTTGCTCTTTAAGGCGTGTTATATCTTGCTTAACAAATTTTTCCCAAGCTTGTGCTATAATTTTATCTTTATGAAAATTTTCTTTCTTCTCTCCTATAGTTATATAGTCATAATAATCCTTTCTTATATTATAATAATTAGTGATATTCTTATATTTAATACCAAAACCTAAAAGCTGCAAGTAATCCATTATTCCTTTTTCTATTGAGATTTTACGAGGAATAATTTGTACCTCTCCTCCTTTAAAACGGCTGAATTCTAGACTTGGATCATCGCAAGCAATAATTTTCCCTCCATAATCAAAGGATAAACTAGCAGCTGCTACAGTAACAGGCTCTCCTATAGCACGTGCAGTCCAGCCGTTAGATTTTTGTGGTTGGATCGTAATTCCCATAAGCTTTAATATCGGTATCGGCTCTATATCTAATTTAGATATAGGAAGTTTTGTTGGGAGCAGCTCACCTGCATTATTCCCGAATATAGATATTAGTTTCTCGGTTAAGGCTTCCACTTGCTGTGGTTTAATATTAGGTGCTTTCAGAAGGTGAATTATTTGTTTATCAGGAATATCTAGCTTTATATCTACTATTCCTATTTTTCTTGAGATAGGACATATATAATGAAGCGGAGCTAAAGAAAGTATAACAGGTGCAGTAATATTCTCTACGGTAATATTTAAAGTTTGCGTACCGTCTGATTGCGTTTTCCAAATTAATTTAGCACTACGAGTTTCTCCAAATCTTAAGAAATTTTTGGGTGATTCCTCATCTTTTAAATAACAGCGTTCTGATTCAATAAGAAGCTTGAGTAAAAATAATACTTCCTCACCGCCTGAAATTGTATAGCTAGATCTAGAGCTATAGCTAGGAGTAGAAGTTAAGCCTGAAATTAAACGCAATATCACTAGATCATTATCATTAATATAATTGGGACGACCATATGACCAAGTGGTATCCAATCCACAACTTTTTCTACTACCAAATACACCTATTTTTTTAATATAAGCGATAGTAGGTGATACGGTAAGTGTTCCATGATTTCTAGAAAATTCTAAACTATAAATTAAAGTGTTTTGGGAATTAGAATCTAACTGTTTTTTATCCGCTTCTTTAAAACTTTCTAGCCATATGTTTAAATTTTGATCAAATGCTGAAGAGTCAATATTTGGAGATTCCGAAAATAATTTCTTTCCTTCTAACAATGTTGCAACTATATGCTTACAATCAAAGCCTACAGGACAAGAACAAATTCCTTCAAATATTTTACTGTTATCCTCACCTGTAATAATCTCGACTTCTACTTGATAAGGTTCATCTCTTGACCCCTGTACATCAGCTAATAACTTACCGTTATTAAATGATAGATTTTTTACGTATCCTTGTTTTGCATATGCACTGCCGCGCAAATAATCTTTATCCGGGAAATTATTGATAATATCTTCGGTAGTATAAAATTTTTTAAATGACATATTTTATTCTCTTTACTTATTATTAAATCTTTCTGCTGTTGTAATTTTTACTTTAATATTCTAATTGTTTTCAAAGATAGTAAAATAATATTTTCAGAGTTTTTCATTATCTATAATAAAATGGTTAATTACCGTTTATTTATAAAAATAAATTTTAGCACATTAGGTAAAATTTTTTAAACTCAATTCTCTGTTTGCAATAAAACTATGATTCTTTCTTTTCGTAGTGGCGTTGTTGCATGGCTCGACATCCTTATAAAAAAACACTGTCATTGCGAGGAGGGACATAGTCCCGACGTGGCAATCCAGGAAAAAATAGCAAAAAATGCTATGAAATTTATTATTTTCTAGATTGCCGCGCTCCTTGCAGTCGCTCGCAATGACGTTTGGGGTATCCACGCAACAATGCCTTCCGTAGTTCAAAAAGAAAATTTTTATATAATAAATGAAATTTTGTACCTAATACTCGAAATTTCATGATATAATTTATCTATGTAGATAATTATACTAAAAGGCATAAAAATTATGAAAGCTATTATTAAACGTGAACATTACCTACAAAAGATAGAAACACAATTTCTAAGTCATATAATAGTAGCTCTCTTAGGGCCAAGGCAATGCGGTAAAACTACTTTAGCCCATCAATTTGCTCATGCAAAAGAAGAAGTACATTTTTTTGATTTAGAAGATACAAGAGATTTAGCTGCATTAGAAAATCCTTATATAACATTAAAAGATAAAAAAGGCTTAATTATTATTGATGAAATTCAACGCTTACCCAATTTATTTCCTACACTACGAGTGCTAGCGGATGAACAGAAAGAACGATATTTCCTAATATTAGGAAGTGCTTCAAGAGATTTAATTAAGCAAGGCTCTGAAACACTTGCAGGCAGGATATCTTATATAGAAGTACATCCTTTTTCTTTATTAGAAGTTAGTAATATCAATCATCTTCATTTGCTTGGCGGGTTCCCTAAAAGCTATCTTTACCCGAAAACAGGTTTTGATTGGTTAGAACAATATATCAGAACATTTTTAGAGCGTGATATTCCAAATCTTGGTTTTTCTATACCGCCGATCACATTACGACGTTTTTGGACAATGCTTGCTCATTACCATGGAAATATTTTTAACGCTTCTGAAATTGGAAAATCCCTAGGAGTAAGCGATCATACCATAAAAAATTATTTAGATATTTTAACCGGTACTTTTATGGTACGCCAATTATATCCTTGGTTTGAAAATATTTCTAAACGTCAAAAGAAACGACCTAAAATATACTTCACCGATTCAGGTATATTTCATCATTTGATTGACATACACTCACAAGAGCAATTATTAAAACATCCGAAATTAGGTGCTAGCTTTGAAGGATTTGCCTTAGAACAAATAATACGACTTTTTGATAAACGAAGTGAAGATTGTTATTACTGGGGAATACATCAAGAAGGAGAACTAGATTTATTTATAAGATATAAAGGTTTAAAGCTGGGTTTTGAATTTAAGTTTAACGATGCTCCTACCCTTACCTCTTCAATGTATAAAGCAATAGAATATTTAGCCCTAGATAAACTATTTGTTATATACCCCGGTGAAAAAAAATATCAATTAGCGGATAATATAACTATTATTCCTATTAAGGAAATAAAAACAATTTTATAATATTGTTGATTACAATTTAACCCCAACTACGGATAAGGAATTATCCATAGTTGGCGTTATTTATTGAGATAAAAATTAATAATAACTAAATATCATTTCATTTAAGCTTAAAGGATGCGAATACCCTCCTAATCATACTCGGAATTTTAAATATTAATTCTTTCTTATCTCAATGATCAATGAAGCATTTTAAGTTAATGCTTCATTCTTTTTCTTGTCTAACATAAAATTTCTATTGACTTTTAATAGAAAAATCATAAATCTTTACAGCTAGAAATTTAGAATAGTAAAATAATAGTAAAAATATTATGAAAAAATATATATTAGTAATAATTATGCTTTTAACGAATAAGGTTGTATCTGCACAAGAGCAAATAAATAATCTTGTTGTACCGGTTAGTTATTTTATTAATCACGTATCGCAATTGGAAAAGCTGGGAAGTAATCTAACTAAATATAAGCAGTCTAGCATAGTAGGGATAAGCGGTATGGGTAAAACGCAGCTTGCTAGAATGTATGCTTACGAAAATAAAGCAAATTATGATCTTATTTGGTTTATTGATTGCAATCTAGATATTGAGCAACAATTACTAAGATTAGCAAAATCTATTAATACCCAATTAAAATCTCCGATGATTTCAGAAGATGTCGCAATAGTAAGGAAGGATTTAATGACTTATCTAGCAAGTAAAGATAGATGGTTATTGGTGTTTGATAATTTAAAAATAAAGGAAAATAAGAAAGTAGCAGATTTTATTAATTGGGAGCATAACGGGAATGTTATATTCTGTTCTCAAGATAGTGAGCTATTACCTCATATAATAAAAGTAAACGCTTTTAGTAAAACAGAGTCTATAGCACTTGCAAAAAATATTTTAGAAAATAAAAACCCGGAATCAATAGAGTTTTTAGCCCAGGAATTCGGAGGTTATCCGATACTTATGGTTCAAGGTGCCCAACTATTAAATCAGGTACAAGGTTTAAACCTCGAGGAATATAAGAAAAAGATACGGGCATCCGATGATAAAATTGAGCTAAATATAAAGCTTGCCATTAATGAATTAAAGCCAACTGCTAAAAAATTATTAAATGAAATAGCTTTAATAAATAATCAAAGTTTTTCAAAAGAATTATTAAACTCTATTACTGAAGATAAAAATACTCTAGATGATGACATTTATCAGCTTTCTAAATTTGCATTGATCTCAAATATTGATCCTAATGAGGTTAACCCGGTATTTGAGATGCATGATATTATAGTTGAAAAAATATTACAAATAAATGGAAGTAAAGAGAACAAAAAACATCTTGAGCAGCTTGCTACTAACCTATTAAATTCTATACCTAAAAGTGTAGTGAAGGGTCGTATTTTTAGGAATGCTAAAACTGTGTCAGAAAATATCGAAATAATCACAAAAAATGCAGAAAAGTATGATGTCTCAATATATAAGCTTCTAGAATTAAAATTACATCTAATTGTACAAGCTATTAATTCTTCTAATTTAAATAATGCTAAAAAATTAGTAGATTGGTTGGATAACAAGGATCAAGAAAAGAAGTTTAAACTATGGAAAATGAATAATGAAGAAAAACGTGACTATGCGGCATATTTAGGGCTTATAGGATGGTATTATAGAAATTGTGCAGATCATCAGGAGGCAATTAAGTATGATAAGAGAGCAAAAGAAGTATTTGATGAAGTTAAAGGATATGATTCTTTTAAATGTAATGTAATTTATGGTTCAGCTATATCTAACATTGAGCGTGGAGATATTAATGAGGCAGAAAAAAATATTCAAATAATAGAAAATATGTTTAATCAAAATTTAGTAGATAAAGCCGATATTGCAACTTTATATTATGCCAAAGCTAAATTATTTTTTATTCAAGGTAAATATGATGAAGCATTAAAGCAAATTGATAATTCTATAAATATATGTGTGGAAAATGGAGTGAATTCTAAAGACTTATTCCTGACAGGATATTATATATTTAAAGTAGAGATATTAAATAATCTTGGTAGATATCAAGAAGCTTATTCGCAGGCAGAGCAAGTATATAATATGAATAAGCCGAGCAAGAAAGAAGACCATCAAATATTTGGGCGTATTTTTACTCAGATGTCTAGAGCTGAACTAGGACTTAAGAAAGCTAAAGAAGCTTTAGAATATGCCAGAAAAGCTAAAACAATCTACATTAATGATCCAATGAGACCTAACAGTAATATTATTACATCGCCGGACATATATTTAGCCAAGGCATTTGTTGCAGAAGGGGATGCTTTAGCCGCTCTTAATAAAAATGAAGAAGCAGTTACGTCTTATGCAACAGCAGAAAATATATATTGGAATAACTATCGAGATAATATGAAAAATGTCGATGAAATAAGTATTATGTATCTTGCAGCTGCTAAAGCTAGTTGCGGCGTACCTAAAGACAGTGCTATACCTCAAAAATTTTGGTACAAGAAATTTCGTAATCATCATATAGAAAAATTTGGAGGTGATCACCCACGAAGTAGAGAAATTTTAAATTTGAAATGTTATAGCCCAAGTTACTAATATATTAAAAAATCTAATTGACTTTTAGTGGCGTTGTTGCATGGCTCGAAATCCTTATAAAAAAACACCGTCATTGCGAGGAAGGGCGTAGTCTAACATACCTTAGATATAAGTATATCCTGCTTTGAAAGTTATAAAATTCTTACCTCGAATAAATGTTATT
This genomic window from Rickettsia endosymbiont of Ceutorhynchus obstrictus contains:
- a CDS encoding ATP-binding protein produces the protein MKAIIKREHYLQKIETQFLSHIIVALLGPRQCGKTTLAHQFAHAKEEVHFFDLEDTRDLAALENPYITLKDKKGLIIIDEIQRLPNLFPTLRVLADEQKERYFLILGSASRDLIKQGSETLAGRISYIEVHPFSLLEVSNINHLHLLGGFPKSYLYPKTGFDWLEQYIRTFLERDIPNLGFSIPPITLRRFWTMLAHYHGNIFNASEIGKSLGVSDHTIKNYLDILTGTFMVRQLYPWFENISKRQKKRPKIYFTDSGIFHHLIDIHSQEQLLKHPKLGASFEGFALEQIIRLFDKRSEDCYYWGIHQEGELDLFIRYKGLKLGFEFKFNDAPTLTSSMYKAIEYLALDKLFVIYPGEKKYQLADNITIIPIKEIKTIL
- a CDS encoding DEAD/DEAH box helicase; amino-acid sequence: MSFKKFYTTEDIINNFPDKDYLRGSAYAKQGYVKNLSFNNGKLLADVQGSRDEPYQVEVEIITGEDNSKIFEGICSCPVGFDCKHIVATLLEGKKLFSESPNIDSSAFDQNLNIWLESFKEADKKQLDSNSQNTLIYSLEFSRNHGTLTVSPTIAYIKKIGVFGSRKSCGLDTTWSYGRPNYINDNDLVILRLISGLTSTPSYSSRSSYTISGGEEVLFLLKLLIESERCYLKDEESPKNFLRFGETRSAKLIWKTQSDGTQTLNITVENITAPVILSLAPLHYICPISRKIGIVDIKLDIPDKQIIHLLKAPNIKPQQVEALTEKLISIFGNNAGELLPTKLPISKLDIEPIPILKLMGITIQPQKSNGWTARAIGEPVTVAAASLSFDYGGKIIACDDPSLEFSRFKGGEVQIIPRKISIEKGIMDYLQLLGFGIKYKNITNYYNIRKDYYDYITIGEKKENFHKDKIIAQAWEKFVKQDITRLKEQGWQIKMLPSFPYNIVYADKEWYGEIQDNDNQWFNVELGVSIEGNKLNLIPILLNLLKKDNNIYANLENFSNEKPFLIPLSDGKRLALPPERIKTLLSTIQYLFSFQNNIDENGILKMQFSEAALLAEMEAALQALNIRWFGGDKIRELGKKLKNFNSITPITIPPNFQGKLRNYQQEGLNWLQFLREYQLAGILADDMGLGKTVQLLVHIATEKAEKSLNNPFLVIAPTSLMSNWRLEAEKFVPDLKVLTLHGAKRKIHFNDISKYNLILTTYPLLLRDKDILLSHEYHTIILDEAQTIKNSNAKITQIVSQIKATHRVCLTGTPLENHLGELWSLFNFLLPGYLGTSKQFTTLFRNPIEKDGNNQKLKILTERIKPFILRRTKQEVLTELPPKTEIIRTVELEGAQRDLYETIRVSMHERVQKEIARHGMEKSHIIVLDALLKLRQVCCDPSLLKMDAAKNITESAKRLELINMLTEMLEEGRKILLFSQFTSMLQIIEEQLNLRGISYVKLTGQTKDRETPIRSFQEGSVPLFLISLKAGGTGLNLTAADTIIHYDPWWNPAVENQATDRAHRIGQDKPVFVYKIITAGTVEEKIIEMQKKKAELMNNLFDPTAQTSSKLTVDDISILFTPLTLY